A genomic segment from Bradyrhizobium sp. ISRA430 encodes:
- a CDS encoding NolY, with translation MELDPRSEDLEDRIDLQLDIVAALIREEGNELEAIRLLNALTNQMITAELELGQLGDTRTGGSTGDQQTRQLSRDRGVYYPEDLQVLGRLLDQAVAALPAELRTPANQMKIAKLILSRAAADRDFI, from the coding sequence GTGGAACTTGACCCGCGATCAGAGGACCTCGAGGATCGCATCGACCTGCAACTCGACATCGTGGCCGCCCTCATACGCGAAGAAGGCAACGAGCTCGAAGCGATCCGACTGCTAAACGCACTCACAAACCAAATGATTACGGCGGAACTGGAGCTCGGCCAGCTCGGCGATACGAGAACCGGGGGCAGCACCGGCGACCAGCAAACGAGGCAACTGTCGCGAGACCGTGGCGTTTACTACCCAGAAGACCTTCAGGTTTTGGGACGCCTTCTCGATCAGGCCGTGGCGGCATTGCCGGCAGAGCTGCGAACTCCCGCCAACCAAATGAAGATTGCGAAACTAATTCTGTCACGTGCAGCAGCCGACCGAGATTTCATTTAG
- a CDS encoding branched-chain amino acid ABC transporter substrate-binding protein, with the protein MLNGRCASAASVALLFCALASVARGSDVNIAVAGPMSGSSAAFGAQMRDGAAAAIEALNASGLLLDTKVILSVADDACDPKQAVAVANKLTTERVRLVVGHFCSSSSIPASEIYAEAGIIQVSPGSSNPQLTERGLETVFRICGRDDQQGTVAAEYIHRNYPNDKIAVLDDKSTAGKGIADVVEAQLQRFGEQVIRRSYVAGEKDYRALVSRMKKDRVRVAYIGGYHTEIGLFVRQASEARAGLIVMASDPLMTSEFWAITGSAGNGTLFTFMPDPARNANAAGVVAALKASNLSAEGYTLYAYAAVQAWAEAVNRTGSFNAARVANALRSRPIDTVIGPVRFDTKGDNAAPGFLVYRWQDGRVETVEQN; encoded by the coding sequence ATGTTAAATGGACGTTGCGCTTCTGCTGCGAGTGTAGCGCTTCTCTTCTGCGCCCTCGCCTCGGTTGCGCGCGGCTCCGACGTCAATATTGCCGTGGCTGGCCCAATGAGTGGAAGCAGCGCTGCGTTCGGTGCGCAAATGCGCGATGGTGCGGCTGCTGCGATCGAGGCGTTGAACGCTTCTGGCCTACTTCTCGATACCAAGGTGATATTGAGTGTCGCCGACGACGCTTGCGACCCGAAGCAAGCTGTCGCAGTCGCGAATAAGCTCACAACAGAGCGGGTCCGGCTAGTCGTTGGCCATTTTTGTTCTTCTTCGTCGATCCCGGCCTCCGAGATCTACGCCGAAGCAGGGATCATTCAGGTGTCACCAGGCTCGTCAAATCCTCAGCTAACAGAACGCGGCCTTGAGACTGTCTTTCGGATCTGCGGCCGCGACGATCAACAGGGCACCGTTGCCGCTGAGTACATTCACCGGAACTACCCTAACGACAAGATCGCAGTGCTCGACGACAAGAGCACCGCAGGCAAGGGTATCGCCGACGTGGTAGAAGCACAGCTTCAGAGATTCGGTGAACAAGTCATTCGGCGAAGCTATGTAGCCGGTGAAAAGGATTACAGGGCGCTGGTCTCAAGAATGAAGAAGGATCGGGTGCGCGTCGCCTATATTGGCGGCTATCATACCGAAATCGGATTATTTGTACGCCAGGCGTCAGAAGCAAGAGCGGGACTCATCGTCATGGCGAGCGATCCGTTGATGACCTCTGAATTCTGGGCCATTACAGGCAGCGCTGGAAATGGCACGTTGTTTACCTTCATGCCGGACCCCGCCAGGAATGCCAATGCGGCCGGCGTGGTGGCCGCACTCAAAGCTTCCAACCTGTCCGCTGAAGGCTACACGCTTTACGCCTATGCAGCCGTGCAAGCATGGGCAGAGGCGGTGAACCGGACCGGCTCTTTCAATGCTGCGCGCGTCGCCAACGCACTTCGTTCACGGCCGATCGATACCGTGATTGGCCCAGTCCGGTTCGATACAAAGGGAGACAATGCGGCTCCTGGTTTTCTGGTTTACCGCTGGCAAGACGGCCGTGTTGAAACTGTCGAGCAGAACTGA